A DNA window from Chelativorans sp. AA-79 contains the following coding sequences:
- a CDS encoding GlxA family transcriptional regulator, protein MVAADTRKAPLRVGFVLLEKFTLAAFGGLIDALRLAADDGGESRQIHASWKIMTPEAGNQTASCGLQVTGSSDFIDPEEFDYIAVCGGNNYLDDRPTPLLSRYLENAIDKGVRLLGICTGSFAIARAGLADKRTVCVHWNVKDAFERQFPHVHTSVDRLFVDEGDLITCAGSTAAIDLGLYLVSRHCGRDRAQQAVRHMMLTGIREPSLPQAYFCQELEGVKDPRVRKAIHFMEQQLDHLPPIPAVARYVGVSARQLERAFRGELGMTPMRYHRVMRLNYGRWMIDNKLDSLTQIALDCGFSDAAHFSREFRQHFGLPPSRYRVKA, encoded by the coding sequence ATGGTCGCCGCAGACACTCGAAAGGCACCGCTCCGTGTCGGTTTCGTCCTTCTCGAGAAATTCACCTTGGCTGCGTTCGGCGGTTTGATTGATGCGCTGCGTCTGGCAGCGGACGACGGAGGGGAAAGCCGTCAAATACATGCTTCGTGGAAAATCATGACGCCGGAAGCGGGAAACCAAACGGCCAGCTGCGGACTACAGGTGACCGGAAGCAGCGATTTTATCGATCCGGAAGAATTCGATTACATCGCTGTTTGCGGAGGCAACAATTATTTGGACGACCGCCCCACCCCGCTTCTCTCACGTTATCTGGAGAACGCGATCGACAAAGGCGTCCGGCTACTCGGCATATGTACCGGCAGCTTCGCGATAGCACGGGCCGGTCTTGCAGACAAAAGAACCGTCTGTGTTCATTGGAACGTCAAGGATGCTTTTGAACGGCAATTCCCGCACGTGCATACGTCGGTCGACCGTCTTTTTGTCGACGAAGGTGACCTCATTACTTGCGCAGGCTCTACCGCCGCGATCGACCTTGGTCTTTATCTTGTCTCCCGTCACTGCGGCAGGGACAGGGCCCAACAGGCAGTGCGCCACATGATGCTGACGGGAATTCGCGAGCCGAGTCTCCCGCAGGCGTATTTCTGTCAGGAACTCGAGGGGGTAAAAGATCCAAGGGTCCGCAAAGCGATCCATTTCATGGAGCAACAGCTCGATCACCTGCCTCCAATACCAGCTGTCGCCCGGTACGTCGGCGTCAGCGCACGCCAGCTTGAACGCGCTTTCAGGGGAGAGCTCGGTATGACGCCGATGAGGTATCACCGCGTCATGAGGCTCAATTACGGTCGGTGGATGATTGACAACAAGCTGGACAGCCTTACCCAAATCGCGCTGGACTGCGGTTTCTCGGATGCCGCACATTTTTCCCGCGAGTTCAGGCAGCACTTTGGCCTACCGCCAAGCAGGTACCGCGTGAAGGCATAG
- a CDS encoding ABC transporter substrate-binding protein, with protein MRNSTFLFSALVAGMAATIPYARAQGETLTVAWYGGNWGDAFQECVADPFTEATGIQVVPDIGTSTTTLAKLQQQAANPTIDVVYMDGGISELAEEAGVLGAIDLEAMPNSEKLAKSAIYRNGEKVYAVGGGYYSLGLTYRTDEIETAPMSWEALWDEDYAGAVTIPSPSNSAGIPFIFFLNRIGGGSPDDMSETFEKLKSLDAGLFFDSSGAASNAFQSGEVIIGAHFSVGAWDLIDSGLPVGFVVPKEGVWATDARLHVVEGAPNPEGALKFIDMALSAEAASCLAETLYLGPAVTEVELSPEVGRKLPWGENGSVDDLLLFDWNEINARRAELTDTWNREVAR; from the coding sequence ATGAGAAATTCGACTTTCCTGTTTTCCGCTCTCGTTGCCGGCATGGCGGCGACGATTCCTTACGCCAGAGCCCAGGGCGAGACGCTTACAGTAGCTTGGTACGGAGGGAATTGGGGCGACGCATTTCAGGAGTGCGTTGCGGACCCCTTCACCGAGGCGACCGGAATACAGGTTGTACCAGACATTGGAACTTCCACGACAACATTGGCCAAGCTGCAACAGCAGGCCGCCAATCCGACCATCGACGTCGTCTACATGGACGGCGGGATCAGTGAATTGGCTGAAGAAGCTGGTGTGTTGGGGGCCATCGATCTGGAAGCCATGCCAAACTCCGAAAAACTTGCGAAGTCTGCCATCTACCGGAATGGCGAAAAGGTCTATGCGGTGGGCGGCGGATATTATTCCCTCGGGCTGACATACCGGACCGACGAAATCGAAACGGCACCAATGTCGTGGGAAGCGCTGTGGGATGAGGATTATGCGGGAGCCGTCACAATTCCTTCCCCCAGCAATTCGGCCGGGATTCCCTTCATCTTTTTCCTGAACCGGATTGGCGGTGGCTCACCTGACGACATGAGCGAAACCTTCGAGAAATTGAAGAGCCTTGACGCCGGGCTGTTTTTTGACTCCTCGGGCGCTGCCAGCAACGCTTTTCAGAGCGGCGAAGTAATTATTGGCGCTCACTTCAGCGTCGGCGCATGGGACTTGATCGACAGCGGCCTGCCCGTCGGATTCGTCGTGCCGAAGGAAGGCGTTTGGGCAACTGACGCACGCCTGCATGTCGTCGAAGGTGCCCCGAACCCGGAAGGTGCCTTGAAATTCATTGACATGGCTCTCAGCGCCGAGGCAGCCTCCTGCTTGGCGGAAACGCTCTATCTTGGTCCCGCCGTGACCGAAGTCGAGCTGTCACCGGAAGTCGGCCGCAAGCTCCCTTGGGGAGAAAACGGCTCGGTTGATGATCTGCTTCTATTCGATTGGAACGAGATCAATGCCCGTCGGGCCGAGCTGACCGATACCTGGAACCGCGAAGTAGCGCGCTGA